One genomic window of Micromonospora sp. WMMD1128 includes the following:
- a CDS encoding beta-1,3-glucanase family protein, protein MRLRKRLLAAASTLLVALGSGPPLAAPAQAIGPSLLPVTVTNTTGRADAVHLYVIGTQLSTGRLGYVTASGAFVAWTGGQIPPSPAPDASIPGPGNGGSTTLQFPRGFSGRVYFALGQKLKFLLTPDGLVQPAPWAAGDANRDILFDWSEFTYNDSGLWLNSSQVDMFAVPHAVTVTGSNGVTRRTGDVVANGRNAVIDGIRAQSGWANTVQTRSDGTVLRVLAPGKAAGAGLLSATYLDSYIAAAWNAYTTKTLTVAPFADQPSVRYYGRTSGTTMTFTNGSGQVVASFKRPSSASVWGCDGDLPAPNDQVVGPISRTLCAALNRGTLGTVDTQPSTDAAAFYRNSPTNQYARLIHANMADGKAYAFAFDDVGAFESLVHDGDPRSAGLILSPFGGGSTSTATALVSSLNNKCVDVPSSNFVDRAPLQMWNCNNTNAQKWTFSGSALRSQNGKCMDVDGGSTANGATVQLYACNGTGAQQFTLTAAGDLVNPQANRCVDIKDRNTADGARLQLWDCNGTTGQKWRKG, encoded by the coding sequence ATGCGTCTTCGGAAACGGCTGCTCGCCGCCGCGTCAACCCTGCTCGTCGCACTTGGCAGCGGCCCGCCCCTCGCCGCGCCCGCGCAGGCGATCGGCCCGAGCCTGCTGCCCGTCACCGTCACCAACACCACCGGCCGCGCCGACGCCGTGCACCTGTACGTCATCGGCACCCAACTGTCCACCGGCCGGCTCGGCTACGTGACCGCGTCCGGCGCGTTCGTGGCCTGGACCGGCGGGCAGATCCCGCCGTCGCCGGCGCCGGACGCCTCCATCCCCGGCCCCGGCAACGGCGGCAGCACCACCCTCCAGTTCCCGCGCGGCTTCTCCGGCCGCGTCTACTTCGCGCTCGGGCAGAAGCTGAAGTTCCTCCTCACGCCCGACGGCCTCGTGCAGCCCGCGCCGTGGGCGGCCGGCGACGCCAACCGCGACATCCTCTTCGACTGGAGCGAGTTCACCTACAACGACTCGGGCCTGTGGCTGAACAGCTCGCAGGTCGACATGTTCGCGGTGCCGCACGCGGTGACCGTGACCGGATCCAACGGCGTCACCCGGCGGACCGGCGACGTGGTGGCGAACGGGCGCAACGCGGTCATCGACGGGATCCGGGCCCAGTCCGGCTGGGCCAACACGGTCCAGACCCGCTCGGACGGCACCGTGTTGCGGGTGCTCGCCCCGGGCAAGGCGGCCGGCGCCGGCCTGCTCAGCGCCACCTACCTCGACTCCTACATCGCCGCCGCCTGGAACGCGTACACCACGAAGACGCTCACCGTGGCGCCCTTCGCCGACCAGCCGTCCGTCCGCTACTACGGCCGCACCTCGGGCACCACCATGACCTTCACCAACGGCAGCGGTCAGGTGGTCGCCTCGTTCAAGCGGCCCTCGTCGGCGAGCGTGTGGGGCTGCGACGGCGACCTGCCCGCGCCGAACGACCAGGTGGTCGGCCCGATCTCGCGTACGCTCTGCGCGGCGCTGAACCGCGGCACGCTCGGCACCGTCGACACCCAGCCCAGCACCGACGCCGCCGCCTTCTACCGCAACTCCCCCACCAACCAGTACGCCCGGCTGATCCACGCCAACATGGCCGACGGCAAGGCGTACGCGTTCGCCTTCGACGACGTCGGCGCGTTCGAGTCGCTCGTGCACGACGGCGACCCCCGCTCCGCCGGGCTGATCCTCAGCCCGTTCGGCGGCGGCTCGACGAGCACCGCGACCGCGCTTGTCAGCAGCCTCAACAACAAGTGCGTCGACGTGCCCAGCTCGAACTTCGTCGACCGCGCCCCGCTGCAGATGTGGAACTGCAACAACACCAACGCGCAGAAGTGGACGTTCAGCGGTTCGGCGCTGCGCAGCCAGAACGGCAAGTGCATGGACGTCGACGGCGGCTCGACCGCCAACGGCGCGACCGTCCAGCTCTACGCCTGCAACGGCACCGGCGCCCAGCAGTTCACCCTCACCGCCGCCGGTGACCTGGTCAACCCCCAGGCCAACAGGTGCGTCGACATCAAGGACCGCAACACCGCCGACGGGGCCCGGCTCCAGTTGTGGGACTGCAACGGCACCACCGGCCAGAAGTGGCGCAAGGGCTGA
- a CDS encoding glycogen debranching N-terminal domain-containing protein has protein sequence MPGTVSCIDGNTFIVSDSSGDIESSTAAPVGLFTVDSRYLSRWVLTVDGERMTALSVDDSHYFEAAFFLVPGGQMDYVQADVSAIRRRRIDADLTESITVFNFGEQPREVDVRLEVAADFADIFEIKFDVGVKTGELYTEVAPDGLRLGYRRDTFHREVSITADRPATFTPDDIRFTVRLEPGADWSVELRAEMRAWRPDGVDLRAGPRSLRSDASVLPESVRAWVAAAPTLDTDSATLRQVYHRSLVDLAALRFAPLSLGGATVPAAGLPWFMTLFGRDSLLTCLQTLPFTPALTPPTLRILASLQGARNDDVLEEDPGRILHELRYGESAAFEEQPHSPYYGTVDATPLFVVLLDEYERWSGDTALVRELEPETRAALTWMAGPADLTGAGYLSYQRRNVETGLENQCWKDSCDSISYADGRLPGFPRSTCEAQGYAYDAKIRAARLAREIWHDAAFADRLEREAAALYERFNRDFWLEDRGWYAVALDPDGTPVDSLTSNIGHLLWSGIVPPERAARVAEHLMSPALFSGWGVRTLAEGQGRYNPLGYHTGTVWPFDNSFIAWGLRRYGFTDEAGRIAEAIISAAAYFEGRLPEAFGGFDRRTTRYPVRYPTAGSPQAWSSGAPLLLLRTLLGLDPHEDHLATIPALPPTFEHIALLNVPGRWGRMDAFARHRPDNSPETY, from the coding sequence GTGCCGGGCACGGTGTCGTGCATCGACGGCAACACGTTCATCGTGTCGGACAGCTCCGGCGACATCGAGTCCTCGACGGCGGCACCGGTCGGCCTGTTCACCGTCGACAGCCGATACCTGTCGCGCTGGGTGCTCACGGTGGACGGTGAGCGGATGACGGCCCTGTCGGTGGACGACAGCCACTACTTCGAGGCGGCGTTCTTCCTGGTCCCCGGCGGTCAGATGGACTACGTGCAGGCGGACGTGTCGGCCATCCGGCGACGGCGCATCGACGCCGACCTGACCGAGTCGATCACCGTTTTCAACTTCGGCGAGCAACCGCGGGAGGTGGACGTCCGGCTGGAGGTGGCGGCCGACTTCGCCGACATCTTCGAGATCAAGTTCGACGTCGGCGTCAAGACCGGCGAGCTGTACACCGAGGTCGCGCCGGACGGGTTGCGGCTGGGCTACCGCCGCGACACCTTCCACCGGGAGGTTTCCATCACCGCCGACCGGCCGGCCACGTTCACCCCCGACGACATCCGGTTCACGGTCCGGCTGGAGCCCGGCGCCGACTGGTCGGTCGAGCTGCGGGCGGAGATGCGGGCGTGGCGGCCCGACGGCGTCGACCTGCGGGCCGGGCCCCGCTCCCTGCGGTCGGACGCGTCAGTCCTGCCCGAGAGCGTGCGGGCCTGGGTGGCCGCGGCGCCGACGCTGGACACCGACAGCGCCACCCTGCGGCAGGTGTACCACCGCAGCCTGGTGGACCTGGCCGCGCTCCGCTTCGCGCCGCTCTCGCTCGGCGGCGCCACCGTGCCGGCCGCCGGCCTGCCCTGGTTCATGACGCTGTTCGGCCGCGACAGCCTGCTCACCTGCCTCCAGACGCTCCCGTTCACGCCGGCGCTGACCCCGCCGACGTTGCGCATCCTCGCCTCGCTCCAGGGCGCGCGGAACGACGACGTGCTGGAGGAGGACCCCGGGCGGATCCTGCACGAACTGCGTTACGGCGAGTCCGCGGCGTTCGAGGAGCAACCCCACTCGCCGTACTACGGGACGGTCGACGCGACCCCGCTGTTCGTGGTGCTGCTCGACGAGTACGAACGGTGGAGCGGGGACACCGCGTTGGTCCGGGAACTCGAACCGGAGACACGCGCGGCGCTGACCTGGATGGCTGGTCCCGCCGACCTCACCGGCGCGGGCTACCTCTCCTACCAGCGACGCAACGTGGAGACGGGGCTGGAAAACCAGTGCTGGAAGGACTCCTGCGACAGCATCTCCTACGCCGACGGCCGGTTGCCGGGCTTCCCCCGGTCGACGTGCGAGGCCCAGGGGTACGCCTACGACGCGAAGATCCGCGCGGCCCGGCTGGCGCGCGAGATCTGGCACGACGCGGCCTTCGCCGACCGGCTCGAACGGGAGGCGGCGGCGTTGTACGAGCGCTTCAACCGCGACTTCTGGCTGGAGGATCGCGGTTGGTACGCGGTGGCCCTCGACCCGGACGGCACCCCGGTGGACAGCCTGACCTCCAACATCGGGCACCTGTTGTGGAGCGGCATCGTGCCACCGGAGCGGGCCGCCCGGGTGGCCGAGCATCTGATGAGCCCGGCCCTGTTCTCCGGCTGGGGCGTCCGCACGCTGGCCGAGGGGCAGGGCCGCTACAACCCGCTGGGTTACCACACCGGCACCGTGTGGCCGTTCGACAACTCCTTCATCGCCTGGGGGCTGCGGCGCTACGGCTTCACCGACGAGGCCGGCCGGATCGCCGAGGCCATCATCTCCGCCGCCGCCTACTTCGAGGGACGCCTGCCGGAGGCGTTCGGCGGCTTCGACCGCCGGACCACCCGCTACCCGGTCCGCTACCCGACCGCCGGCAGCCCGCAGGCCTGGTCCAGCGGGGCTCCGCTGCTGCTGCTGCGCACCCTGCTCGGCCTCGATCCGCACGAGGACCATCTCGCCACGATCCCGGCGCTGCCGCCGACGTTCGAGCACATCGCCCTGCTGAACGTGCCCGGCCGCTGGGGCCGGATGGACGCCTTCGCCCGGCACCGGCCGGACAATTCGCCGGAAACGTATTGA
- a CDS encoding SCP2 sterol-binding domain-containing protein yields the protein MTSADAFFDQLSAMGYDARLGKVCGSVRIDIRGDGGLRHWRLDIDRGHLRVSHDAGPASTVITTSERTAEAMAAGGMNGLAAISRGEILVDGDLGLALRIGRLFPSRAEAGARPGGPDGGVG from the coding sequence ATGACGTCTGCCGACGCCTTCTTCGACCAGTTGTCGGCGATGGGGTACGACGCCCGGCTCGGCAAGGTCTGCGGCAGCGTCCGGATCGACATCCGCGGCGACGGCGGACTGCGGCACTGGCGACTCGACATCGACCGGGGACACCTTCGCGTCAGTCACGACGCCGGCCCCGCCTCGACGGTCATCACCACCTCGGAGCGGACCGCCGAGGCGATGGCGGCGGGCGGGATGAACGGGCTGGCCGCGATCAGCCGGGGCGAGATCCTGGTCGACGGGGATCTCGGCCTGGCCCTGCGGATCGGGCGGCTCTTCCCGTCGCGGGCGGAGGCGGGCGCCCGGCCGGGCGGGCCCGACGGCGGTGTCGGATGA
- a CDS encoding glycoside hydrolase family 43 protein has protein sequence MSAGSSYRNPVVPGFHPDPSVCRVGADYYLVCSSFEYVPGVPLLHSRDLVNWRQIGNVLDRPSQLPLPPDTVASQGIFAPTIRHHDGRFWVVTTNVSVGRHLIVSAPDPTGPWSEPVWFDLPHVDPSLAWDDEGNCWLTTSGVDLYRIDPERGRVLEGPIHLWSGTGGQYPEAPHLYPIDGWWYLLLSEGGTHTGHAVSVARSRSPRGPFEPAPANPILTHRSTDLPVQATGHADLVQAADGSWWMLLLGIRARGQWPPYHVLGRETFLAPVRWVDGWPVVDPVREVTPAPASTAPAGAIQVETAPHRDDFDSAVLAPEWISPRARPDAAWSLTARPGWLTLHATGTTLDRAGATIVGMRQRHHDCRASARLDPGGGTAGLTIRIDEAHHYDLEVRDGTVRVVGRVGPFHQVFATLAVDGGPLVLTVATRTHDLRPPTVTSAAEPAAGAAPLGVRPAGCDMVTFEVATADGTHLLAELDGRYLSTEVAAGFTGRVIGMYVTAGTAAFDWFEQRPSA, from the coding sequence GTGTCCGCAGGCTCGTCCTACCGCAATCCGGTCGTGCCCGGCTTCCACCCCGACCCGAGCGTCTGCCGGGTCGGGGCGGACTACTATCTGGTCTGCTCCAGCTTCGAGTACGTCCCGGGGGTGCCGCTCCTGCACAGCCGGGATCTGGTCAACTGGCGGCAGATCGGCAACGTCCTGGACCGGCCGAGCCAGCTACCGCTCCCGCCGGACACCGTGGCGTCCCAGGGCATCTTCGCGCCCACCATCCGCCACCACGACGGCCGGTTCTGGGTGGTCACCACGAACGTCAGCGTGGGCCGGCACCTCATCGTCTCCGCCCCGGATCCCACCGGCCCATGGTCCGAGCCGGTCTGGTTCGACCTGCCGCACGTCGACCCGTCGCTGGCCTGGGACGACGAGGGCAACTGCTGGCTGACCACCTCCGGCGTGGACCTCTACCGGATCGACCCGGAACGGGGCCGGGTCCTGGAGGGCCCGATCCACCTGTGGTCGGGCACCGGCGGCCAGTATCCGGAGGCCCCGCATCTCTACCCGATCGACGGTTGGTGGTACCTGCTGCTCTCCGAGGGCGGCACGCACACCGGGCACGCCGTCTCGGTCGCCCGGTCGCGCAGCCCTCGCGGTCCCTTTGAGCCGGCGCCGGCCAACCCGATCCTCACCCACCGGAGCACCGACCTGCCGGTGCAGGCCACCGGGCACGCCGACCTGGTCCAGGCCGCCGACGGCAGTTGGTGGATGCTCCTGCTCGGCATCCGGGCCCGGGGGCAGTGGCCGCCCTACCACGTCCTCGGCCGGGAGACCTTCCTCGCGCCGGTGCGCTGGGTGGACGGCTGGCCGGTCGTCGACCCCGTCCGGGAGGTCACCCCCGCGCCCGCCAGCACCGCCCCGGCCGGCGCGATCCAGGTCGAGACCGCTCCGCACCGCGACGACTTCGACTCGGCCGTCCTCGCACCAGAGTGGATCTCGCCCCGCGCCCGGCCCGACGCGGCCTGGTCGCTCACCGCCCGGCCCGGATGGCTGACCCTGCACGCCACCGGGACGACCCTTGACCGCGCCGGCGCGACGATCGTGGGGATGCGCCAGCGGCACCACGACTGCCGCGCCAGCGCACGCCTGGACCCGGGTGGCGGCACCGCCGGGCTCACCATCCGGATCGACGAGGCACACCACTACGACCTGGAGGTCCGCGACGGCACCGTGCGGGTCGTCGGCCGGGTCGGGCCGTTCCACCAGGTCTTCGCCACCCTCGCGGTCGACGGCGGTCCGCTCGTCCTGACCGTCGCCACCCGGACCCACGACCTCCGCCCGCCGACCGTGACCTCGGCCGCCGAGCCGGCGGCCGGCGCCGCGCCCCTCGGCGTACGGCCCGCCGGCTGCGACATGGTCACGTTCGAGGTGGCCACCGCCGACGGCACCCACCTGCTTGCCGAACTCGACGGCCGTTACCTGTCCACCGAGGTCGCGGCCGGCTTCACCGGACGGGTCATCGGCATGTACGTGACGGCCGGCACCGCCGCGTTCGACTGGTTCGAGCAGCGCCCGTCGGCGTAG